In a genomic window of Bacteroidota bacterium:
- a CDS encoding efflux RND transporter permease subunit, with product MIEKIISWSMHNRFFVWAGIVLIAAGGIYAMINTPVDAIPDLSENQVIIFTEWMGRNPQIMEDQVTFPLVSNLQGIPQIKAVRAASMFGMSFIFLVFNDDAEIYWARTRVLERLNYAQRFLPQGVTPSLGPDGTGVGHVFWYTLQGDGYDAGELRAVQDWYVKFALQNVEGVSEVASFGGFQKQYQVSLNPHKLVYYGISVMDVSNALKANNRDAGGSIFEMNNTGYMLRGLGYIKDIRDIEEIGIGTYKSIPLKLKDIATVQMSSDLRLGIADENGEGDVAGGVVVMRYGENAKDVIDRVKEHLGEVEKGLPPGVKIKIAYDRSNLIEAAIATLQEALWEEIIIVSIVVLIFLFHVRSAMVVIITIPLSVLIGFALVKIFGITLNIMSLGGVALAIGDLVDAGIVMTENAYKDLVRAVVKTDE from the coding sequence ATGATTGAAAAAATAATATCATGGTCAATGCACAACCGCTTTTTTGTGTGGGCAGGCATTGTTTTAATTGCCGCAGGCGGTATTTACGCAATGATAAATACACCTGTTGATGCCATCCCTGATTTATCGGAAAACCAAGTTATCATTTTTACCGAATGGATGGGTCGCAACCCACAGATTATGGAAGACCAGGTAACTTTTCCGCTGGTCTCCAATTTACAGGGCATTCCCCAAATTAAGGCCGTTCGTGCAGCCTCTATGTTTGGCATGAGTTTCATATTCCTGGTGTTTAATGACGATGCTGAAATATACTGGGCGCGTACCCGTGTATTAGAACGGTTGAATTATGCCCAGCGTTTTTTACCGCAAGGGGTTACCCCTTCACTTGGCCCTGACGGTACTGGTGTGGGCCATGTTTTCTGGTACACATTGCAGGGCGATGGCTATGATGCAGGAGAATTAAGGGCCGTACAAGATTGGTATGTAAAATTTGCCCTTCAGAATGTGGAAGGAGTGAGTGAAGTAGCCTCCTTTGGAGGTTTCCAAAAGCAATACCAGGTAAGCCTCAACCCGCACAAACTGGTGTATTACGGTATTTCAGTTATGGATGTTTCAAATGCACTAAAAGCCAATAACCGGGATGCCGGGGGAAGCATTTTTGAGATGAACAACACGGGCTACATGCTGCGTGGCTTAGGGTATATTAAAGATATACGAGACATAGAAGAAATTGGAATCGGGACTTATAAATCCATACCGCTGAAACTGAAAGATATTGCCACTGTGCAAATGAGCAGTGATTTGAGGCTGGGTATTGCAGACGAGAATGGAGAGGGTGACGTAGCCGGTGGAGTTGTTGTAATGCGCTATGGAGAAAATGCAAAAGATGTTATTGACAGGGTGAAAGAGCACCTGGGCGAGGTTGAAAAAGGCCTCCCTCCCGGTGTTAAAATAAAAATAGCATACGACCGCAGTAACCTGATAGAAGCTGCAATTGCAACACTACAGGAAGCCCTTTGGGAAGAGATTATTATCGTTTCTATAGTGGTTCTGATTTTTCTTTTTCACGTACGCAGTGCAATGGTGGTTATTATCACCATCCCTCTCTCAGTATTAATAGGTTTTGCATTGGTTAAAATATTCGGGATAACACTTAACATAATGTCGTTAGGGGGTGTTGCATTAGCTATTGGTGATTTGGTAGATGCCGGAATTGTAATGACAGAAAACGCCTACAAAGACCTTGTAAGAGCGGTTGTAAAAACAGATGAATAA
- a CDS encoding DUF3347 domain-containing protein, translating to MNKIIIVSITVATILLAVACGNKKSNQNESTDTPAVSSTTFKNVDNTVAEQINAVFQHYFHLKNGLVAADQNEAKAGAQGILSTINAVDVSKLTAEQKTIFDTQTGIIKENAQHIAETGDIKHQREHLGGLTNGVYALAKAFGGEKTLYYDYCPMANADKGGYWLSEKEEISNPYFGDEMLNCGETKEIIKR from the coding sequence ATGAATAAAATAATAATCGTTAGCATTACCGTTGCTACAATACTATTAGCCGTTGCCTGTGGCAATAAAAAAAGCAACCAAAATGAAAGTACTGATACTCCTGCCGTGAGTTCTACAACCTTCAAAAATGTTGACAACACCGTAGCTGAACAAATAAATGCGGTTTTTCAGCATTATTTTCATCTAAAAAACGGATTGGTTGCTGCTGACCAAAATGAGGCAAAAGCAGGGGCGCAAGGTATTTTGAGTACTATTAATGCCGTGGACGTATCAAAACTTACGGCTGAACAAAAAACTATTTTTGATACCCAAACCGGAATAATAAAAGAAAACGCACAACATATTGCTGAAACAGGCGACATAAAACACCAGCGCGAACACCTTGGGGGACTTACCAATGGGGTGTATGCCCTTGCCAAAGCCTTTGGCGGTGAAAAAACACTGTACTATGATTACTGCCCGATGGCAAACGCCGATAAGGGAGGTTACTGGCTGAGCGAGAAGGAAGAAATAAGCAACCCTTATTTTGGTGACGAGATGCTTAATTGCGGTGAGACTAAAGAAATAATAAAACGATGA
- a CDS encoding T9SS type A sorting domain-containing protein gives MKKLLLTTVAILGVITTQAQKDTAMNFTKTDCDGISHTLFSELDSGNVVILEYAMLPSCQSCITANHAMEPMVDAYKISHPGKVRSYAIGFNNTYTCPTMQSWKTSNNIKSVAFTNGASEVAYYGGFGMPTIIVVGGSQHKVYYTGIGFAMGDTSQIHNAVKKAMGITTGIDKVNNDIISFNVFPNPAVAGKLNISFTLNKKDNITFKIYDLTGRNVYESNSQALAAGENLFTINTLNLKAGNYLLKIEGETFSSSQKISIAE, from the coding sequence ATGAAAAAACTACTACTCACCACTGTGGCTATTCTTGGAGTAATTACCACACAAGCCCAAAAAGATACCGCCATGAATTTTACTAAAACCGATTGTGATGGCATAAGCCATACTCTTTTTTCGGAATTAGACAGTGGCAACGTTGTAATTCTTGAATATGCAATGTTGCCAAGCTGCCAGTCCTGCATTACCGCCAATCACGCAATGGAACCCATGGTGGATGCATACAAAATATCACATCCGGGAAAAGTTCGTTCGTATGCCATAGGCTTTAACAATACATATACCTGCCCCACTATGCAAAGCTGGAAAACCAGTAACAATATCAAATCTGTTGCATTTACAAACGGCGCAAGCGAAGTAGCCTATTACGGCGGTTTTGGTATGCCTACTATAATTGTGGTTGGTGGCTCCCAGCACAAAGTATATTATACAGGTATTGGCTTTGCCATGGGCGATACTTCCCAAATACATAATGCTGTTAAAAAAGCAATGGGCATAACAACCGGTATTGATAAAGTAAACAATGATATTATTTCTTTCAATGTATTCCCAAATCCGGCGGTAGCAGGCAAGCTGAATATATCGTTCACACTAAACAAAAAAGACAATATTACTTTTAAGATATATGATTTAACAGGCAGAAATGTATATGAGAGTAACAGCCAGGCTTTGGCTGCCGGAGAAAACCTCTTTACCATCAATACCCTGAATCTGAAAGCAGGAAATTATTTATTGAAAATAGAAGGTGAGACATTTTCGTCATCACAAAAAATTTCCATTGCTGAATAA